From a single Candidatus Sulfotelmatobacter sp. genomic region:
- the ilvA gene encoding threonine ammonia-lyase — protein sequence MIQLSDIQAALHRIRADIRVSPCTHSETFSGLTGNSIFLKLDNQQRTGAFKERGALNKLLTLNPDERSSGVIAASAGNHAQGVAYHAGRHKIAARIVMPLPTPLTKVSATRAYGAEVVLHGTNYDEAYEKAIHLSQHDGLTLIHAFDDDAVIAGQGTLGLEILEQHPGIEVIVAPIGGGGLIGGIACAVKETSPAVQIFGVQPARIPSMKAAVAEGKPVTLNAAKTIADGIAVRRAGERTLPLVQQYVDDIVTVEEEEIANAILLLLEREKTLAEGAGAAAIAALLNRKLPLQGKKIAVLVGGGNIDVTLLSRIIERGLVKDGRLVRLRVHLPDYPGALHRLTGILADHRANIVETAYDRAYHGVNLGDTAIDITMETRGPDHIVELLEALVAAGYTHERIL from the coding sequence ATGATCCAACTTTCCGACATCCAGGCCGCTCTCCACAGAATTCGCGCCGATATCCGCGTTTCGCCCTGCACGCACTCGGAGACATTTTCCGGCCTCACCGGCAATTCCATTTTCCTCAAGCTCGACAATCAGCAGCGCACCGGAGCGTTCAAAGAACGCGGCGCGCTGAACAAACTTCTCACTCTCAATCCGGATGAACGCTCCAGCGGCGTAATCGCGGCCTCCGCCGGCAATCACGCGCAAGGCGTCGCTTACCACGCGGGACGGCACAAAATAGCCGCCCGCATCGTCATGCCGCTCCCCACACCTCTAACCAAAGTCTCGGCCACGCGCGCTTACGGAGCCGAAGTCGTTCTTCACGGCACAAACTACGACGAGGCCTACGAGAAAGCCATTCACCTGAGCCAGCACGATGGCCTGACGCTCATTCATGCCTTCGACGATGATGCCGTCATCGCAGGGCAGGGAACGCTGGGGCTGGAAATTCTCGAGCAGCATCCTGGGATCGAAGTAATCGTCGCGCCCATTGGCGGCGGAGGATTGATCGGCGGCATCGCCTGCGCCGTCAAAGAAACGAGTCCCGCCGTGCAGATTTTCGGCGTGCAACCCGCGCGCATTCCTTCCATGAAAGCCGCCGTGGCCGAAGGCAAGCCCGTTACTCTGAACGCCGCCAAGACCATTGCCGATGGAATCGCGGTACGCCGCGCCGGAGAGCGCACGCTCCCTCTGGTTCAACAGTATGTCGACGACATCGTGACGGTCGAAGAGGAAGAAATCGCGAACGCAATTCTCCTGTTGCTGGAGCGCGAAAAAACTTTGGCGGAAGGCGCGGGAGCGGCCGCCATCGCCGCCCTGCTCAACCGCAAGCTGCCGCTCCAAGGAAAGAAAATCGCCGTCCTCGTCGGCGGCGGGAATATCGACGTCACATTGCTTTCGCGCATCATCGAGCGCGGTCTCGTGAAAGACGGCCGCCTCGTCCGTCTACGCGTTCACCTGCCCGACTATCCCGGCGCGCTGCACCGCCTCACCGGAATCCTCGCCGACCATCGCGCCAATATCGTCGAGACCGCCTATGATCGCGCCTACCACGGTGTCAATCTCGGCGACACCGCCATCGACATCACCATGGAAACCCGAGGCCCCGACCATATCGTCGAGCTTCTGGAGGCCCTGGTCGCCGCAGGCTACACCCACGAAAGAATTTTGTGA
- a CDS encoding DUF5666 domain-containing protein: MARRTLATVGFAVMLVTGAPFLPASFAATFSQAQNAGQAAVAKRIGTIKAINGNTITLAAEAGAEVAVTVQPNARILRIAPGEKDLKNATPIQLQELQVGDTIRARGHASDDGKTLAALEIIVITRSTVAAVGEQIRQDWQKRGMGGLVCALDENTGTITVAASCRTGTKTTVVHITKSTVIRRYAPDSVKFEDAKPSTLHEIHVGDQLRARGTRSSDGAEITADEIVSGKFPYIEGTVKSVDASTGTLSVQDVLSKKTVEVKITPDSQLHKIPAEMAQRFAMRIKSALPPGMPGAASSSAPAGGTPTSGSSARGNAGAPGVGTPGAGAAGMGGGAPGGVRTGGAIDFQQVLSRLPSSTLTDLDLKKGDAVVILATEGSPSSPNTAITLLSGVEPILQASPTAGQAMMLAPWSLGGAPGGDSGP, translated from the coding sequence ATGGCAAGACGAACACTTGCAACCGTCGGATTCGCCGTCATGCTCGTGACCGGAGCGCCGTTTCTTCCGGCATCTTTCGCAGCGACTTTTTCCCAGGCGCAGAATGCGGGCCAGGCCGCGGTGGCGAAGCGCATCGGAACCATCAAAGCGATCAATGGAAACACAATCACGCTCGCAGCGGAAGCCGGTGCCGAGGTTGCAGTGACTGTGCAGCCCAACGCACGCATCCTGCGCATTGCCCCCGGGGAAAAGGACCTCAAGAATGCCACGCCCATTCAGTTGCAGGAGTTGCAGGTCGGCGATACGATTCGCGCCCGCGGCCATGCATCCGATGACGGCAAGACGCTAGCCGCCTTGGAGATCATCGTCATCACGCGCTCAACCGTGGCCGCCGTCGGTGAGCAAATCCGCCAGGACTGGCAAAAGCGTGGCATGGGCGGCCTCGTCTGCGCTCTGGATGAAAACACCGGCACAATAACCGTCGCGGCCTCTTGCCGCACCGGAACCAAGACCACCGTCGTCCACATCACAAAAAGTACCGTCATCCGGCGCTACGCTCCCGACTCCGTGAAATTTGAAGATGCCAAGCCCAGCACATTGCACGAAATTCACGTCGGAGACCAATTGCGCGCGCGCGGGACTCGCAGCTCCGATGGCGCCGAAATAACCGCCGACGAGATTGTCTCCGGCAAGTTCCCCTACATCGAGGGAACCGTCAAAAGTGTCGATGCAAGCACCGGCACACTCAGCGTTCAGGATGTGTTGAGCAAGAAAACCGTGGAGGTGAAAATTACGCCCGACTCGCAACTCCACAAGATACCGGCCGAAATGGCGCAGCGCTTTGCGATGAGAATCAAGAGCGCCCTTCCGCCGGGTATGCCGGGTGCGGCGAGTTCCTCCGCGCCAGCCGGCGGAACGCCGACCAGCGGTTCGTCAGCGCGCGGAAATGCGGGTGCTCCAGGCGTCGGAACTCCGGGCGCGGGCGCAGCAGGGATGGGCGGTGGTGCGCCGGGTGGCGTGCGCACCGGCGGAGCCATCGATTTCCAGCAAGTCCTGAGCCGACTTCCGTCTTCAACATTGACTGATCTCGACCTGAAAAAAGGAGACGCAGTAGTGATCCTCGCCACCGAAGGCTCGCCTTCGAGTCCCAATACCGCGATTACGCTGCTCAGCGGGGTTGAGCCGATCCTTCAAGCTTCGCCCACCGCCGGCCAGGCGATGATGCTCGCTCCGTGGAGCTTAGGGGGCGCACCTGGGGGCGACTCCGGCCCGTAG
- a CDS encoding carboxypeptidase regulatory-like domain-containing protein produces MRYLRYLVITSLSLLSVSALLGQASVAQAASGQTSSAQTGAATSAGSLRGLVTDPSGAAISAANVIMTPPNGSPVVVQSNAQGMYEFKSLPAGKYTLTVAAQGFTLYENDNVIIGNQPLRLNVSMAIEVETEKVQVSDTAPTVDVNPSNNAGAITISGKELEALPDDPDELLSDLQALAGPSAGPNGGQMYIDGFTAGQLPPKSSIREIRINQNPFSSEYDKLGYGRIEIFTKPGTDKYHGEIFVLGNDSAFNSPNPFAGAEPPYDSVQYNGNIGGPIGKKASFYFNLQRRNINELSAINAVVLDPTFTTPVSLVESISSPRQRTNLGPRFDWALSKNNTLTARYQYYRDTQNNDLPGVTSLPTQAYYSKETEDTVQVSDTQVIGSKVINETRFQYNRDVTIQTPQDTNPAVSVLGNFTGGGFGQGNLNDVENNYEIQNYTSLIHGNHTVKFGARVRATHEPNFSTSGFNGTFTFSSLNTPGNEPPPNDNPPCALGATTPCPISLAYAERQLNGGGGIPYATQLSYTTGSPNIAIDYYDVEPYVQDDWRIRPNITLSAGLRFESQNYIHDRGDWAPRLGFAWGVGGRTLPPKVVIRGGYGIFYDRFQTTPILQAERLNGVTQQQFIIDNPTCFPGLGVALTNFSNCGPVSTSSSNIYQISPRLHAPYTLQGAVSVERQVTKSATVAATYLNSRGFDQLVTINANAPYPGTPCGQAGLPACAAVSGGNIYRYVSEGNFKQNQLIVNSNIRVGAKLQLFGFYTLNYANSDTAGVSNSGSASFASNSYNISQDYGRGAFDIRHRVFLGGSIALPYLMRLSPFMVISSGSPFNITSPIDQNGDQIYNDRPTLVSTATCPAGAAPSGSIYCTQLGTFDASGATGRLLPINYGTGPNHFVMNLRFTKTFGIGPRTKATGPHQPQGGSGGGGGGGRAGGGPRGPLFGGGGGGFTTSSSSDRRYNVTLGVNARNVFNNVNASNPNGVLGSRLFDVSNSLQGGPFSQGNSANRRIELQATFAF; encoded by the coding sequence ATGAGATACCTGCGTTACCTCGTCATAACATCGTTATCGTTGCTGTCAGTAAGCGCATTGCTGGGTCAAGCTTCGGTCGCTCAAGCGGCGTCAGGCCAAACGTCGTCAGCTCAAACCGGCGCTGCAACCTCCGCCGGATCGCTCCGGGGCCTGGTGACCGATCCCTCGGGAGCCGCTATTTCTGCGGCCAATGTGATCATGACTCCTCCAAACGGATCTCCCGTCGTAGTGCAGAGCAATGCCCAGGGCATGTATGAATTCAAGTCCCTGCCGGCAGGAAAGTACACGCTCACGGTCGCCGCTCAAGGATTTACTCTCTACGAAAACGACAACGTCATAATCGGCAATCAGCCCCTGCGACTGAACGTATCGATGGCAATCGAAGTCGAGACCGAGAAAGTCCAGGTCTCCGACACGGCGCCGACGGTTGACGTAAATCCCTCGAACAACGCCGGCGCGATCACGATCTCCGGTAAAGAACTCGAAGCGCTGCCCGACGATCCCGACGAATTGCTCTCCGATCTGCAAGCCCTCGCCGGGCCTTCGGCAGGTCCCAACGGCGGACAGATGTACATTGACGGCTTTACCGCCGGTCAACTGCCGCCCAAATCGTCAATCCGAGAAATTCGCATCAATCAGAATCCGTTCTCCTCCGAATACGATAAGTTGGGTTACGGCCGCATCGAAATCTTCACCAAGCCCGGCACCGATAAATATCACGGAGAGATTTTCGTTCTGGGCAACGATTCCGCCTTTAACTCGCCCAATCCATTCGCGGGTGCCGAGCCTCCTTACGATTCCGTTCAGTACAACGGAAACATCGGCGGACCGATCGGCAAGAAAGCGTCATTCTATTTCAACCTGCAACGCCGCAACATCAACGAATTGTCCGCCATCAACGCGGTCGTGCTTGATCCCACTTTCACCACTCCAGTTTCGTTGGTCGAGTCCATTTCCAGCCCGCGCCAGCGCACCAACCTCGGTCCGCGCTTCGACTGGGCGCTCAGCAAGAACAACACATTGACGGCGCGCTACCAGTATTATCGCGACACTCAGAACAACGACTTGCCGGGCGTTACCAGCCTACCGACCCAGGCCTACTACTCCAAGGAAACCGAAGACACGGTGCAGGTCAGCGATACACAGGTGATCGGCTCGAAAGTCATTAATGAGACGCGCTTCCAGTACAACCGCGACGTGACGATCCAGACCCCGCAGGATACGAATCCAGCGGTGAGCGTGCTCGGCAACTTTACGGGCGGCGGCTTCGGCCAGGGCAACCTCAACGATGTGGAGAATAATTACGAAATCCAGAACTATACTTCGTTAATTCACGGCAATCACACCGTCAAGTTCGGGGCGCGCGTCCGCGCCACGCACGAACCAAATTTTTCCACCTCAGGGTTCAATGGCACTTTCACTTTTTCGTCGCTGAATACACCAGGGAATGAGCCTCCACCGAATGACAATCCGCCCTGCGCGCTAGGCGCGACTACGCCCTGTCCGATTTCTCTGGCTTATGCCGAGCGGCAATTGAACGGTGGGGGCGGGATTCCATATGCGACCCAGCTCTCCTACACAACGGGAAGCCCGAACATTGCCATCGATTACTACGACGTCGAACCTTACGTCCAGGACGACTGGCGAATTCGCCCGAATATCACCCTCAGTGCCGGTCTGCGTTTCGAGAGCCAAAATTACATCCACGACCGCGGAGACTGGGCCCCGCGCCTGGGATTCGCCTGGGGCGTGGGCGGCCGCACCCTTCCACCCAAAGTGGTGATTCGGGGCGGCTACGGAATTTTCTACGATCGCTTCCAGACCACGCCAATCTTGCAGGCCGAGCGCCTGAACGGAGTCACGCAGCAGCAGTTCATCATCGACAACCCCACCTGTTTCCCGGGGCTTGGTGTTGCGCTCACGAATTTCTCCAACTGCGGCCCAGTGAGTACTTCCAGTTCCAACATTTACCAGATCAGTCCTCGCTTGCATGCTCCCTACACTCTGCAAGGCGCGGTGAGTGTGGAACGCCAAGTCACGAAATCCGCAACCGTCGCGGCCACGTACTTAAACTCGCGGGGATTCGATCAGTTGGTCACCATCAACGCCAACGCTCCTTACCCTGGCACCCCTTGCGGGCAAGCCGGACTTCCCGCTTGCGCAGCGGTGAGCGGAGGCAACATCTACCGCTACGTTTCCGAAGGCAATTTCAAACAAAATCAGCTCATCGTGAACAGCAATATCCGCGTCGGAGCAAAGCTCCAGTTGTTCGGGTTCTATACCCTGAATTATGCCAACAGCGATACCGCTGGCGTTTCTAACTCCGGCTCTGCCAGCTTCGCGTCCAATTCCTACAACATCAGCCAGGACTATGGCCGCGGCGCTTTCGACATTCGGCATCGGGTATTCCTCGGCGGCAGTATCGCCCTGCCCTACCTGATGCGCCTCAGTCCTTTCATGGTCATCAGTTCCGGCTCTCCTTTCAACATCACGTCCCCGATTGATCAGAACGGAGATCAGATCTACAACGACCGTCCCACGCTGGTTTCCACCGCAACCTGCCCCGCCGGAGCTGCGCCCTCGGGTTCCATCTACTGCACCCAGTTGGGAACCTTCGACGCCTCGGGCGCCACCGGAAGGCTTCTGCCCATAAACTACGGCACGGGCCCGAATCACTTTGTGATGAACCTGCGCTTTACGAAAACCTTCGGAATCGGGCCCAGGACTAAAGCCACAGGACCGCACCAACCGCAGGGTGGTTCTGGCGGCGGAGGTGGCGGCGGACGAGCCGGCGGTGGCCCGCGGGGCCCGCTTTTCGGCGGCGGAGGTGGCGGCTTTACCACTTCATCAAGTTCGGACCGGCGCTACAACGTCACTCTCGGCGTGAATGCCCGCAACGTTTTCAACAACGTCAACGCCTCGAATCCTAACGGAGTTCTTGGTTCCCGGCTCTTTGACGTCTCCAATTCGCTGCAAGGCGGTCCGTTCTCGCAGGGCAATTCCGCCAATCGCCGCATCGAACTGCAAGCCACATTTGCCTTCTGA
- a CDS encoding metallophosphoesterase, producing the protein MPKTRLRSLPKADGAKANGNPAGERSAKSVPLSPNATELSANELVARKSRTTRRKFLGLAAAAGVAALALDTTLLAPNLVRVVRREIALRRWPSRLDGFSIALLSDFHYDPHFSVHPIHSAIGLVNDLHPELIVFTGDFVTSPWVGDPTEAAAAAEPCAQLLRQMRAPHGPWAVLGNHDAFTDPDRVTAALHGAGIPVLSNQSVAIEHDGARFWLAGIDDVLGGTADLNSTLHDIPADDATVLLAHEPDYADRVARHPVDLQLSGHSHGGQVRIPFVRPIYLPDLGRKYIWGLYNVRGLTLYTNPGLGTVGVPVRMNCPPEITLLTLRRAASR; encoded by the coding sequence GTGCCAAAAACCCGATTGCGCTCTCTTCCCAAGGCTGACGGAGCAAAGGCGAACGGAAACCCGGCCGGCGAACGTTCGGCCAAGTCCGTCCCGCTCAGCCCCAACGCAACTGAACTATCTGCAAACGAACTGGTAGCGCGCAAGTCCCGCACCACCCGCCGAAAATTTCTCGGCCTCGCCGCGGCCGCAGGCGTTGCCGCACTTGCCCTCGACACCACCTTGCTCGCGCCAAATCTGGTTCGCGTCGTCCGCCGCGAGATTGCCCTCCGCCGCTGGCCCTCCCGGCTGGATGGCTTTAGCATCGCCCTGCTCAGCGATTTCCATTACGATCCTCACTTCTCGGTGCATCCGATTCATTCCGCAATCGGCTTGGTCAACGATCTGCATCCCGAACTGATCGTTTTCACTGGAGACTTCGTTACTTCTCCTTGGGTCGGCGACCCCACCGAAGCCGCGGCTGCGGCCGAGCCCTGCGCTCAACTGCTGCGGCAAATGCGCGCGCCTCACGGCCCCTGGGCGGTGCTGGGAAATCACGACGCCTTTACCGATCCCGATCGCGTGACCGCTGCGCTTCACGGCGCGGGAATTCCAGTGTTATCCAATCAATCGGTCGCTATTGAACACGACGGAGCGCGCTTCTGGCTCGCTGGCATCGACGATGTGCTGGGCGGCACCGCCGACCTCAACTCCACTCTGCATGACATTCCTGCCGATGATGCCACGGTGTTGCTCGCGCACGAGCCCGACTATGCCGACCGAGTGGCGCGACATCCCGTCGATCTCCAACTCTCCGGTCACTCCCATGGAGGTCAGGTGCGCATCCCGTTTGTCCGGCCCATTTACTTGCCGGACTTGGGAAGAAAGTACATTTGGGGTCTGTACAACGTGCGCGGGCTCACTCTCTACACCAATCCCGGACTGGGCACAGTCGGCGTTCCAGTTCGCATGAACTGCCCCCCCGAAATTACGCTACTCACGCTGCGCCGTGCCGCGAGTCGCTAG
- a CDS encoding TonB family protein, producing MHRRNWPAILICAIPVFAFAASAPAPRPQSATLEQRENRLSGTLARAAQFVDVAHVSSRPSCEDVEPPEALATPDPLFPPATKGHKVTVSFIIGTDGRVHSPLILESAGLTGDRHVLQTVRTWRYRPATCNGVPTEIEGKIQFSSR from the coding sequence ATGCATCGTCGCAACTGGCCTGCGATTCTGATCTGTGCCATCCCGGTGTTTGCGTTCGCTGCGAGCGCACCCGCCCCCCGCCCGCAGTCGGCAACCCTCGAGCAGCGTGAAAATCGGCTCTCGGGAACTCTGGCCCGCGCTGCGCAGTTTGTCGATGTAGCTCATGTCAGCTCCCGCCCTTCTTGCGAAGACGTTGAGCCGCCCGAGGCCCTCGCCACTCCCGATCCCCTTTTTCCTCCCGCTACCAAAGGCCACAAAGTCACAGTCAGCTTTATCATCGGAACCGACGGCCGCGTTCATAGCCCACTGATTCTCGAGAGTGCCGGCCTCACCGGCGATCGTCACGTGCTCCAGACCGTGCGCACCTGGAGATATCGTCCGGCAACCTGCAACGGCGTTCCCACCGAGATCGAAGGCAAGATCCAGTTCTCCAGCCGATAG
- a CDS encoding DUF4440 domain-containing protein yields the protein MIRFVDKDPNRNQRQGKDREKDKDPGPADAPLRRPEMDELYRRLQPELRRPKPSPEAIAAALEAAQRLATEADAEHAADHSVEQVSAQQLSVQELSGDPNTIVCGVCGYQNRQGNKFCGMCGIAVTESPAPESEISPPANLPVANPKEPEALTPSSNTFLEPDPAMRPPSTRPTGQETHHYHHHYHHHYFPGGEAIAARSAAEPARDSVRDSLREEKFRPTAALRGDLSRAEAAVRRIAHEWVLACNTKHLDDLLELYTADALVLRSNCPPLRGASAVHEFFFGALDAGLGEVELEPLRVEVVGELAYEGGRFKALIPSATGKRREERGKYLWVCARQGNGEWRVTADCWSSDLTLTTLESDIPQGAAVKTSQPRKNV from the coding sequence GTGATTCGATTCGTGGACAAAGACCCCAACCGAAACCAGCGCCAAGGCAAAGACCGGGAAAAAGACAAAGATCCCGGACCCGCCGATGCCCCCCTTCGCCGCCCCGAAATGGACGAACTCTACCGCAGGCTCCAGCCTGAATTGCGGCGTCCTAAGCCGAGTCCGGAGGCGATTGCCGCGGCGCTGGAAGCCGCTCAGCGTCTGGCCACCGAAGCCGACGCGGAACACGCAGCCGACCATTCCGTCGAGCAAGTCTCTGCGCAGCAACTCTCGGTCCAGGAACTCTCCGGCGATCCCAATACGATTGTCTGTGGAGTTTGTGGCTATCAGAATCGCCAGGGGAACAAATTCTGCGGTATGTGCGGCATCGCGGTGACAGAATCGCCGGCGCCAGAATCCGAAATTTCGCCCCCAGCGAATTTGCCGGTGGCGAATCCAAAAGAACCGGAGGCTCTCACGCCTTCATCCAATACGTTCCTTGAACCAGATCCCGCCATGAGGCCGCCCTCCACGCGGCCCACCGGACAGGAAACTCACCACTACCATCACCATTATCATCATCATTATTTTCCTGGCGGAGAAGCCATCGCGGCGCGATCGGCGGCGGAGCCAGCCCGCGATTCCGTGCGCGATTCCCTGCGAGAAGAAAAATTCCGGCCTACAGCGGCCCTGCGTGGAGACTTGAGCCGCGCCGAAGCTGCGGTGCGGCGCATCGCGCACGAGTGGGTGCTGGCCTGCAATACCAAACATCTCGATGATTTGCTCGAGCTATATACGGCGGACGCCCTGGTGCTGCGCTCGAATTGTCCCCCGCTGCGCGGCGCGTCGGCGGTGCACGAATTTTTCTTCGGTGCGCTCGACGCCGGCCTGGGAGAAGTCGAACTGGAACCGTTGCGCGTGGAAGTTGTCGGCGAACTTGCCTACGAAGGTGGACGATTCAAAGCCCTGATCCCCAGCGCCACCGGCAAACGCCGCGAAGAGCGCGGCAAATATTTGTGGGTCTGCGCGCGCCAGGGTAACGGCGAGTGGAGAGTCACCGCCGACTGCTGGTCCAGCGATCTGACGCTGACCACCCTCGAGTCCGACATCCCGCAGGGCGCAGCCGTAAAGACCAGCCAACCGCGCAAGAACGTGTAA
- a CDS encoding HAD family phosphatase, with translation MSSVRAIFWDVGGVLLTNAWDHTERADALEHFHLDAKQFHDRHEIVVASFERGQITLDEYLDRTVFYQKRVFSREAFREYMFSLTKPIPDVLDFAQALAKSGRYFMGTINNESRELNQYRIEKFGLRKIFRLFVSSCYVGLRKPECEIYRLALEITQIPAEECCFIDDRAENLEYPSKLGMHTIEMRGLDQLRGDLAKVGVTL, from the coding sequence TTGTCGAGCGTTCGCGCGATTTTCTGGGATGTCGGCGGTGTGCTGCTCACCAATGCCTGGGACCACACCGAACGGGCCGACGCGCTCGAACACTTTCATCTCGACGCAAAACAATTCCACGATCGGCACGAGATAGTAGTTGCCTCGTTCGAGCGGGGGCAGATCACACTCGACGAATACCTCGACCGCACGGTCTTTTATCAGAAGCGCGTTTTTTCGCGCGAGGCCTTTCGCGAGTACATGTTTTCTTTAACGAAGCCCATTCCCGACGTTCTGGACTTTGCGCAGGCCCTCGCCAAGTCGGGAAGATATTTCATGGGCACGATCAACAACGAATCGCGGGAACTCAATCAATATCGGATTGAGAAATTTGGACTGCGGAAGATCTTCCGGCTTTTTGTAAGTTCGTGCTACGTGGGATTGCGCAAGCCTGAGTGCGAGATTTATCGCCTGGCGCTGGAGATCACGCAAATTCCGGCGGAAGAATGCTGCTTCATCGACGACCGCGCGGAGAATCTGGAATACCCGTCCAAACTTGGGATGCACACGATCGAGATGCGAGGTCTCGATCAGCTACGAGGCGATCTCGCGAAGGTAGGCGTGACGCTGTGA
- a CDS encoding DUF3179 domain-containing (seleno)protein codes for MLDAMQPYFYRRGYLWFIFGLSALVGIAFFLIPAFIIRPFAHQSGRGLALALALRERAPWGTVCAGIVCLLAATALCGGSRSADVGSRTRRGEWRRKAILGGVILLVAFSTAMARLNYFEWMFHPVDSPQFELAAASKLDKGEMVLAVRMGSDARAYPIREMAYHHIVNDLVGGVAVAVTYUTLCHTGLVWSRNVNGRVLHFYLAGINNQNFLMRDKETGTWWQQITGRAISGPLQGASLGLVLSDELTLGEWKLELGDASGGKVLAEVPKYAKEYDSNWEPEVAKLPVVISFPGTVLKSRDVVVGLQIDGPARAYPWDLLVKQSPVVDRVHGVPLLLAVGPDGKSFRVFISRIDGQDAEFFLKSEGETETHVATATAAAPVAEPKATPAPAAKPWILLDTTTGSEWNFQGCAVSGPALGKCLDRVPALKDYWFDWRNYHPETTVYQR; via the coding sequence ATGCTCGACGCCATGCAGCCTTATTTTTATCGTCGCGGCTATTTGTGGTTCATCTTTGGTTTGTCCGCGCTCGTAGGCATTGCATTTTTCTTGATCCCTGCGTTTATCATCCGGCCGTTTGCACACCAGAGTGGGCGAGGACTGGCGCTGGCGCTGGCTCTGCGCGAGCGCGCGCCCTGGGGCACGGTATGTGCTGGGATTGTATGTCTGCTCGCAGCCACGGCGCTCTGCGGCGGCTCAAGATCCGCTGATGTGGGATCGCGCACCAGACGGGGCGAGTGGAGGCGCAAGGCTATCCTCGGCGGGGTCATCTTGTTGGTCGCATTTTCTACCGCGATGGCGCGGCTGAATTACTTTGAGTGGATGTTTCATCCTGTCGATAGTCCGCAGTTCGAACTGGCTGCGGCGAGCAAGCTCGACAAAGGAGAGATGGTTCTCGCGGTGCGCATGGGCTCCGACGCGCGCGCCTACCCCATCCGCGAGATGGCTTACCACCACATTGTGAATGATTTGGTCGGCGGGGTCGCAGTGGCTGTGACGTATTGAACGCTGTGTCACACCGGTCTGGTGTGGTCGCGAAATGTGAACGGAAGAGTGCTGCATTTTTATCTGGCCGGCATCAACAATCAGAATTTCCTGATGCGCGATAAAGAAACCGGCACGTGGTGGCAGCAGATCACCGGGAGGGCGATCTCCGGCCCTTTGCAGGGCGCGTCACTCGGGTTGGTGCTGAGCGATGAATTAACTCTGGGCGAATGGAAATTGGAGTTGGGGGACGCATCCGGCGGCAAAGTTTTGGCCGAGGTGCCGAAGTACGCAAAGGAATACGACAGCAATTGGGAGCCGGAAGTGGCGAAGCTGCCGGTGGTGATCAGCTTTCCGGGAACCGTGTTGAAGTCGCGCGACGTCGTGGTCGGCTTGCAGATCGACGGACCGGCTCGCGCTTATCCCTGGGACTTACTGGTGAAACAATCGCCGGTGGTGGATCGGGTGCATGGCGTACCGTTACTGTTGGCGGTCGGGCCGGACGGAAAATCGTTTCGAGTCTTCATCAGCCGCATCGACGGACAGGATGCTGAGTTCTTTTTGAAAAGCGAGGGCGAAACCGAGACGCACGTGGCGACGGCAACCGCGGCGGCGCCCGTCGCCGAACCCAAAGCCACTCCCGCTCCCGCTGCAAAGCCTTGGATTCTGCTCGACACCACCACGGGGAGTGAGTGGAATTTTCAGGGATGCGCTGTCTCTGGTCCGGCGCTAGGGAAATGTCTGGATCGGGTTCCGGCGCTGAAAGATTATTGGTTCGATTGGCGCAACTATCATCCGGAGACGACGGTTTATCAACGGTAA